Within the Bacteroidales bacterium genome, the region ACCCTAACCATACCGGTTAATTTATACAGATAACGTATTATACCAAAAAACAACATTTTCGGGGAAGAAAATACTGTTTATAACAAACTTATTTGTTTGCTTAGCTAAGTTAATACTACTTATAACCCTTTGAATGTCTTAACTGTTAAAGTTTGTTAAATGCTTAAAGAGAAAATGTTATAGAAGTATCTTTGTTTACATGAGTAAACGGTTAATCTGGATTGTCACGGTTTTCATGAGCCTTGCCATGGCATCCTTAATCATGGTTCAGGCATATTGGATTAAAAACGCATATGCTGTAAAAGACAAACAGTTTGAGCAGCTTATTACACGATCCATGATCGACATTACAAATGAAATTGAAACGCTTGAAATAGCCAAAATTTCCTCCCGACTTTCGCATCCGTTATCCGATTCGGTAAACATTGGTTTACAACAATCGGGCCAGCCGGTGAAAGCAAACCCCGCAGCAGCAGGTAAAAACAAGGACACACGCGAATTGCTTAATAACCGCAGGGAATTTATTGACCGGATTATTACATCCATGTACTTTGCTTCTCCCGACATTGAGAAAAGAATCAGTAAACAGGAAATGGAAGGGGTGATCCATAAAGTACTCACAGAATCCGATATTGACATTCCTTTCGAATATGCAGTGGTTCGCTGGAACAACGATACCGCTTACCAGTCGGACGCGTATGATCCGTTTGCACCTGAAGAATATTACACGGTTCAGTTGTTCCGCAATGCATCGTATGTGAACCCCAATTATCTTAAAATTTACTTTCCCGACAAAAAAGAATTCGTATTTCAGTCACTCGGCTATCTTGCCATATCCTCGCTGTTGCTTACGATGGCTATTCTTTTCAGCTTTGCCATTACGGTATTTATCATGTTCAGGCAAAAGCGGCTTTCTGAAATCAGGAACGACTTCATCAGCAACATG harbors:
- a CDS encoding HAMP domain-containing sensor histidine kinase — its product is MSKRLIWIVTVFMSLAMASLIMVQAYWIKNAYAVKDKQFEQLITRSMIDITNEIETLEIAKISSRLSHPLSDSVNIGLQQSGQPVKANPAAAGKNKDTRELLNNRREFIDRIITSMYFASPDIEKRISKQEMEGVIHKVLTESDIDIPFEYAVVRWNNDTAYQSDAYDPFAPEEYYTVQLFRNASYVNPNYLKIYFPDKKEFVFQSLGYLAISSLLLTMAILFSFAITVFIMFRQKRLSEIRNDFISNMTHELKTPISTISLASQMLGDTSIPVELKNTSQISKIISEECRRLGSQVEKVLQTSVFDKGKIRLRLTEVNMHEIISGVVDNFSIQVKSRSGKITTSLNAQNFILHADQVHVTNVMSNLLDNAIKYTTREPEISVETENVMEFFVITVKDNGIGISRADQKRIFEKFYRVPTGNIHTVKGFGLGLSYVKMVTEAHNGYVEVQSELYQGSAFKIFLPLIDIETHAKG